Proteins from a single region of Anastrepha ludens isolate Willacy chromosome 5, idAnaLude1.1, whole genome shotgun sequence:
- the LOC128863996 gene encoding uncharacterized protein LOC128863996, whose protein sequence is MKVEKLRRNFWISAEIECMLNLLREVYNVQGTTATTNYTFILIANKMRKRGFPNKSAAQIRRKWFQMKSAYLCYKRGNTERLLLIPEKFRPTIAEFVDKEVKTHTYSELPASPTSPPAPPPPVVSAPAPPPAPAPVPVQTPPATITSNANYKMRDTSNVAKPSQGFGKNLYRDSRFDDFLSRVKQTHKIINNDFSNMQKILMDFEHECQSERDAKLIQFIKNTKYNF, encoded by the exons atgaaagttgaaaaattaagaCGGAATTTCTGGATTTCCGCAGAAATCGAATGTATGTTAAATTTGTTGCGTGAAGTGTACAACGTACAAGGAACCACCGCAACGACAAATTACACTTTTATTCTAATTGCTAATAAGATGAGAAAACGAGGATTCCCCAACAAATCGGCTGCACAGATACGTCGGAAATGGTTCCAAATGAAGTCGGCTTATTTGTGTTACAAGCGTGGTAATACCGAGAG GCTGCTTTTAATACCTGAAAAATTCCGACCAACCATAGCAGAATTCGTGGATAAAGAAGTTAAGACACATACCTATTCAGAGTTACCAGCGTCTCCAACATCACCACCAGCGCCTCCGCCACCAGTTGTCTCGGCACCGGCACCACCACCAGCACCAGCGCCAGTGCCAGTGCAAACACCTCCAGCTACCATTACCAGCAACGCAAATTATAAGATGAGAGATACTTCCAACGTTGCAAAACCATCACAGG GTTTCGGCAAAAATCTTTACAGGGATAGTAGATTTGATGATTTTCTCTCTCGTGTGAAGCAAACACACAAAATCATAAATAATGATTTTTCGAATATGCAGAAAATTCTAATGGATTTCGAACATGAATGCCAGTCCGAGAGGGACGCtaaattaatacaatttattaaaaatactaaatataatttctaa
- the LOC128863995 gene encoding DNA damage-regulated autophagy modulator protein 1, translated as MSYIYLLPVAVFLLFHITFLGTYIAAVLQGHVVPTVPYISDDATYSPESCVFGQLINFGSILLGITIYIRYRQIQQLYSHHPDLGSLLLHYNKIAFWFGLASCLGISIVGNFQETNVRIVHFTGAFCCFGCGTVFFWLQALITYMVYPIASTKLYAHIRLGMSICCTVLFILIAVTGVMSHILFKGENPRQWYPSDGGWYFHVISSISEWIMATIFCFYILTFTEEFRDVRLDHPELTLISYSITL; from the exons ATGTCGTATATATATCTGTTGCCGGTCGCAgtttttttactgtttcatATTACATTTCTAGGAAC TTATATCGCTGCTGTTCTTCAGGGTCACGTAGTGCCCACAGTGCCATATATCAGTGATGATGCCACATATTCCCCAGAAAGTTGCGTATTTGGGCAGCTGATAAATTTTGGCAGCATCCTAT TGGGCATCACAATTTATATACGATACCGACAAATTCAGCAACTATACAGTCATCATCCCGATTTGGGCTCTTTACTACTGCATTACAATAAGATTGCATTTTGGTTTGGATTAGCTTCTTGTTTGGGCATAAGCATTGTTGGAAACTTTCAGGAAACTAATGTACGCATCGTACACTTTACCGGTGCATTTTGTTGCTTTGGCTGTGGCACGGTATTCTTTTGGTTGCAGGCATTAATTACCTACATGGTTTATCCGATTGCAAGTACGAAATTATACGCTCACATTCGTTTGGGAATGTCCATTTGCTGCACTGTTCTATTCATATTGATCGCCGTTACTGGGGTTATGTCACATATTCTTTTCAAAGGCGAAAATCCTAGGCAATG GTATCCTTCGGATGGTGGCTGGTATTTCCACGTAATAAGCTCAATATCGGAGTGGATTATGGCTACTATCTTCTGTTTctatattttgacctttacggaGGAGTTTCGCGATGTTAGACTTGATCATCCGGAATTGACGTTGATCTCATATTCAATAACTTTGTAA